The following proteins come from a genomic window of Mariniflexile sp. TRM1-10:
- a CDS encoding SusC/RagA family TonB-linked outer membrane protein: MEIKLTDRLFNTIKKSLKLIMKTFMLLFCTAVFSFSPIDIISQNAEIKIDSDRVVTVDEVFDLIMSQTDYIFIYQVDMFKNFPKIRLYKGKIKANQLLSESLSTSDFSFSVSKDKKTIIIQEIVNTMQEVVIKGTVVDEKGLPLPGFTVYVTNNKPSSSYLNREFLIRGTSTDFDGKFSIKAEVGYYLVVSGIGYQFHSEQITADKSVYNIVLKEEVSALEEVLVVGYGTTKKKDLTGSVGSVDSEDIQQIKTQTIDQALVGKIAGVYVQSRGGQPGAGAFVQIRGLSQIRGDNQPLYVVDGVPITTTPNTEALGLINYGERENPLLAINPEDIERVDILKDASAAAIYGSRAANGVVIVTTKRGKRKQTPRFSFNTSSTIQNPVDTYDYLSASEYIDWAQVNAQKVLDQYPPIYWPFFPQEYAMVNDPDNFFGTADTDWQDLITNKNALWTQYSFNVSGGTENVNYFTSFGISDQDGVMIDNNFKRYTYSANIDALVTKNFKVGTSINYNYSINKNKGFNSLSQGAFRPDLPAYNEDGSYATFTGPYGEQYTALGNGKQLRNKAISKNLFGTVYGEVEILDGLKFRSQINISVNEDRTDNFSTSKSENALFQGLYYARPGATLGVQTNNGWSTTFANTLNYNKTINDGHTIDAVLGVSWDRSRYDAESQSYRGFPDDDILVNINSASFFDEADSEHLQQGLNSLFGRINYNYKGKYLATFTARRDGSTKFGPDNQYGFFPSGAIAWNMHNEDFLQGNAFISQLKLRASMGRVGSDNLPSFTYLAYYQSLENNDSFYDGQNGIAVTGVPNTGIRWEETDQLDLGLEFGLFNSRINGEIIYYEKNTSGIILFSPIPSETGVTSWNTNIADVSNNGWEFTIGSDVIRNENFNWNTSFNISTVKNNVEHLYGANTGTQSGIVEGQPIGVIVGYDVIKIAQTQQEIDDLNAAVGGMYQSTLTQPGDYVFRDITGDGVVTTDDRGPIGNPNPDFFGGWNNQLTYKNWNFTMNWNFVKGTERVFQPISDLYYIDANSNITSLALDTWSTDNTDAPYARHGSPTNGFTPTSRAVVDASYIKLRSASIGYNLPKDWFGNLGVTNAKLTLSGNNLLAITNYPGLDPEDVINFGFANRSTNFNADNGRSYPNTRSFTFSVNITF, encoded by the coding sequence ATGGAAATTAAATTAACCGATAGACTTTTTAACACTATAAAGAAGTCATTGAAATTGATTATGAAAACATTCATGCTCCTTTTCTGTACAGCAGTATTTAGTTTTAGCCCAATAGATATTATCTCTCAAAATGCTGAAATTAAAATTGACTCTGACAGGGTCGTAACTGTAGACGAAGTTTTTGACCTCATCATGAGTCAAACCGATTACATATTTATATATCAAGTAGATATGTTTAAAAATTTCCCGAAAATTAGATTATATAAGGGCAAAATTAAAGCTAACCAATTGTTGAGCGAGAGTTTGTCAACATCCGATTTTAGTTTTAGTGTCTCTAAGGATAAAAAAACAATTATTATTCAGGAGATTGTTAACACAATGCAAGAAGTGGTTATCAAAGGAACCGTTGTTGATGAGAAAGGATTGCCGTTGCCAGGTTTTACAGTTTATGTAACTAATAATAAGCCTTCGAGCTCTTATTTGAACAGAGAGTTCTTAATCAGAGGTACCTCAACAGATTTTGATGGAAAGTTTTCAATAAAAGCAGAAGTTGGCTATTACCTAGTCGTATCCGGAATAGGGTATCAATTTCATAGTGAGCAAATAACTGCGGATAAATCAGTATATAACATAGTCCTTAAGGAAGAAGTTAGCGCCTTAGAGGAAGTATTAGTGGTAGGATATGGAACCACCAAAAAGAAAGATTTAACAGGATCGGTAGGTTCTGTAGATTCTGAAGATATACAACAAATTAAAACACAAACTATCGACCAGGCTTTAGTGGGTAAAATCGCTGGGGTTTATGTTCAGAGTAGAGGCGGACAACCTGGTGCAGGAGCTTTTGTTCAGATTAGAGGTTTAAGTCAAATTAGAGGAGATAATCAACCATTATATGTGGTTGATGGCGTTCCTATTACAACCACACCTAATACCGAAGCATTAGGATTAATTAACTACGGGGAAAGAGAAAATCCTTTACTAGCTATTAATCCTGAAGATATAGAAAGAGTCGATATTTTGAAAGATGCATCTGCAGCCGCTATATATGGTTCACGTGCTGCCAATGGGGTTGTTATTGTCACTACAAAACGAGGAAAGCGTAAACAAACCCCACGATTTTCATTTAATACAAGTTCTACAATCCAGAACCCCGTAGATACTTATGACTACTTGAGCGCATCAGAGTATATTGATTGGGCCCAAGTTAATGCACAAAAGGTCTTAGATCAGTACCCGCCAATATATTGGCCTTTCTTTCCACAAGAGTACGCCATGGTAAATGATCCCGATAACTTTTTTGGAACAGCAGATACCGACTGGCAAGATTTAATTACGAATAAAAATGCACTGTGGACCCAATATAGCTTTAATGTAAGTGGAGGAACTGAAAATGTAAACTACTTTACGTCTTTTGGGATTTCAGATCAAGATGGTGTTATGATTGATAATAATTTTAAACGCTATACTTATAGTGCTAATATAGATGCTTTGGTGACCAAGAACTTCAAGGTAGGAACTTCTATTAACTATAATTATTCTATAAATAAAAATAAAGGCTTTAACTCACTAAGCCAAGGCGCTTTTAGACCAGATTTACCTGCTTATAATGAAGATGGCTCTTATGCCACTTTTACAGGGCCTTATGGAGAACAATATACAGCACTTGGAAATGGAAAACAGCTAAGAAATAAAGCGATTTCAAAAAACCTTTTTGGAACGGTCTATGGTGAGGTCGAAATTTTAGATGGTTTAAAGTTTAGATCACAAATTAATATAAGTGTTAATGAGGATAGAACAGATAATTTTTCAACATCAAAGTCAGAGAATGCTTTGTTTCAGGGCTTATATTATGCTAGACCAGGAGCAACTTTAGGAGTGCAAACCAATAATGGATGGTCTACAACGTTTGCTAATACTTTAAATTATAATAAAACCATTAACGATGGTCACACAATTGATGCTGTATTAGGGGTTTCTTGGGACCGTAGCAGATATGATGCAGAATCTCAAAGCTATAGAGGTTTTCCGGATGATGATATTTTAGTTAATATTAATTCAGCGAGCTTTTTTGATGAGGCAGACAGTGAGCATTTACAACAAGGCTTAAATTCGTTATTTGGAAGAATAAACTATAATTATAAGGGTAAGTATCTAGCAACGTTTACAGCGCGTAGAGATGGTTCTACTAAATTTGGACCAGATAATCAGTATGGATTTTTTCCTTCTGGAGCAATTGCTTGGAACATGCATAATGAAGATTTTCTACAAGGTAATGCCTTTATTAGTCAATTAAAATTAAGAGCTTCTATGGGACGTGTTGGATCAGATAATCTCCCGTCTTTTACTTACTTGGCTTATTATCAGTCGCTTGAAAATAATGACTCCTTCTATGATGGACAAAACGGCATAGCGGTTACAGGCGTGCCTAATACAGGAATTAGATGGGAAGAAACAGACCAGTTGGATTTGGGATTGGAATTTGGATTGTTTAATAGCAGAATAAACGGTGAAATTATTTACTACGAAAAAAACACCTCTGGTATTATTCTTTTTTCCCCAATACCTTCCGAAACAGGGGTAACATCATGGAATACCAATATAGCAGATGTGTCCAACAACGGCTGGGAGTTTACCATTGGAAGTGATGTTATACGAAATGAAAACTTTAATTGGAATACATCTTTTAACATTTCAACGGTTAAAAACAATGTGGAACATTTATATGGGGCAAATACAGGTACACAATCAGGCATTGTGGAAGGGCAACCTATAGGGGTGATTGTTGGTTATGATGTCATTAAAATTGCCCAAACACAACAAGAAATAGATGATCTTAACGCAGCAGTTGGTGGCATGTATCAATCAACTTTAACCCAGCCTGGTGATTATGTATTTAGGGATATTACAGGTGATGGTGTTGTTACTACAGATGATAGAGGGCCAATAGGTAATCCAAATCCAGATTTCTTCGGAGGTTGGAACAACCAACTTACTTATAAGAATTGGAACTTTACCATGAATTGGAATTTTGTTAAGGGTACTGAAAGAGTATTCCAACCAATATCAGACTTGTATTATATTGATGCCAATAGTAATATAACTTCGCTGGCACTTGATACGTGGTCCACAGATAATACAGATGCACCTTATGCAAGACATGGTTCTCCAACCAATGGGTTTACGCCTACCTCGCGCGCTGTTGTAGATGCTTCTTATATTAAGTTAAGATCGGCCTCAATTGGTTATAACTTACCTAAAGACTGGTTTGGTAATTTAGGGGTTACAAATGCAAAATTAACGCTTAGCGGAAACAATCTATTAGCGATAACCAATTATCCAGGATTAGACCCTGAAGATGTCATAAATTTTGGTTTTGCCAACAGAAGCACAAATTTTAATGCAGACAATGGCAGGTCTTATCCAAATACGAGGTCTTTTACTTTTTCTGTAAATATTACTTTTTAG
- a CDS encoding thioredoxin family protein, which yields MKNILSILLVLVISNTLNAQGINFEHTTFKEALSKAKAENKMLFMDCFTTWCGPCKKMSKEVFPQKEVGDYINANFVSIKMDMEKGEGIDLTKYYNVKAFPTLLFMDANGKVLHTKVGGLDTEAFIEEAKKASDPTKQFAYIEKQYLDGNRDLKVVSEYIKGLYDGFKMDAAKVVGKDIIPSLTKEQYSTEEGFTILAYTGVGYNSEPYKYVLKNKDKLIANEKIGQESVDYLVSNAINDYVMEVVKTGTLEEVKAAIETTKKDFVSPYQDMMENNWIHEFYLANKQFEKWFDSNIKQAESEADKNTKQRILINTCYRVATDSIFEPNNEICNKAIHAIEKLKADNKDFLASYYCLATLYKKAGNKESALININDYARKCEEQDVEISSRAKDLKSEIEKI from the coding sequence ATGAAAAACATACTATCAATACTATTGGTATTAGTAATATCTAATACATTAAATGCTCAAGGTATCAATTTTGAACACACTACGTTTAAAGAAGCCTTATCCAAAGCCAAAGCAGAAAACAAAATGCTGTTTATGGATTGCTTTACTACGTGGTGCGGGCCCTGCAAAAAAATGTCAAAAGAAGTGTTTCCTCAAAAAGAGGTTGGTGATTATATCAATGCCAATTTTGTAAGCATAAAAATGGATATGGAAAAAGGGGAAGGTATTGATTTGACAAAATATTACAATGTAAAAGCGTTCCCTACTTTATTATTTATGGATGCCAATGGTAAAGTATTACATACCAAAGTTGGTGGTTTAGATACAGAAGCTTTTATAGAAGAAGCAAAGAAAGCAAGCGACCCCACAAAGCAATTTGCATACATAGAAAAACAATATCTGGACGGCAATAGGGATTTAAAAGTAGTATCGGAATATATTAAAGGACTTTATGATGGTTTTAAAATGGATGCCGCAAAAGTGGTTGGAAAGGATATTATTCCTTCGTTAACAAAAGAACAATATAGTACAGAAGAAGGCTTTACGATTTTGGCATATACTGGTGTTGGCTATAACAGTGAACCCTATAAGTATGTCCTAAAAAACAAGGATAAACTGATTGCTAATGAAAAAATAGGCCAGGAAAGCGTAGATTATCTAGTAAGCAATGCCATTAATGATTATGTCATGGAAGTTGTTAAAACAGGCACTTTAGAAGAGGTTAAAGCAGCTATTGAAACCACAAAAAAAGATTTTGTTTCTCCGTATCAGGACATGATGGAAAATAATTGGATCCATGAGTTTTATCTGGCAAATAAACAATTTGAAAAATGGTTTGATTCCAATATCAAACAAGCCGAATCCGAAGCAGACAAAAATACAAAACAACGCATTCTTATTAATACATGTTATAGAGTGGCTACAGACTCCATCTTTGAACCAAACAATGAGATATGCAACAAAGCCATACATGCAATCGAAAAATTAAAAGCTGATAACAAAGATTTTCTAGCCTCTTATTATTGTCTGGCTACATTATATAAAAAAGCAGGAAATAAAGAGAGCGCTTTAATAAATATCAATGATTATGCAAGGAAATGTGAAGAACAAGATGTAGAGATTAGTAGTCGAGCTAAAGATTTAAAATCTGAAATAGAAAAAATATAA
- a CDS encoding MORN repeat-containing protein: MKHIFFIIVFCTLNFTNGQSCKVKIQAISSSYHGDCKSGLAHGQGEATGTDRYSGSFKKGYPEGQGTYTWKNGDVYEGEWKKGMMDGEGKLTVSNGTVKTGFWKKGDYLGIHKNPFIKLDKSPNISSYTLNKDAKSQNNSIRFYLRKDQNVENNPEINVVVHNGNFTNLIQSGLFTEIQNVTYPFKAKVFFGTEFIEFEIYQPGFWNIKTDITNINGLNTKN; the protein is encoded by the coding sequence ATGAAGCATATTTTTTTCATTATAGTCTTTTGCACCCTAAATTTTACTAATGGCCAATCGTGCAAAGTTAAAATTCAAGCCATATCATCATCTTATCATGGAGATTGTAAAAGTGGATTAGCCCATGGGCAAGGAGAGGCAACGGGAACCGATAGGTATTCAGGAAGCTTTAAAAAAGGATACCCAGAAGGACAAGGCACTTATACATGGAAAAATGGAGATGTTTATGAAGGAGAGTGGAAAAAAGGTATGATGGATGGAGAAGGAAAACTTACAGTAAGTAATGGAACAGTAAAAACGGGATTTTGGAAAAAAGGGGATTATTTAGGCATACATAAAAATCCTTTTATAAAATTAGATAAATCACCAAACATATCATCTTATACGCTTAATAAAGATGCTAAAAGCCAAAACAATTCTATTAGGTTTTATCTCAGAAAAGATCAAAACGTTGAAAACAATCCAGAGATTAATGTTGTGGTTCACAATGGAAATTTCACAAACTTGATTCAATCTGGGCTTTTTACAGAAATTCAAAACGTTACTTACCCATTTAAGGCTAAAGTTTTCTTCGGAACAGAATTTATTGAATTCGAAATTTATCAACCTGGTTTTTGGAACATTAAAACAGATATCACCAACATTAATGGATTAAACACAAAAAATTAA
- a CDS encoding RagB/SusD family nutrient uptake outer membrane protein, which translates to MKNSFYIYTMLACLITSLHSCQLTEELDDYKPLYALEAETAINTQETAELALVGAYATFRQKSSGGAFPDMLLTPDILSGYSTVGPFYVTRPENAGFISNNPLATGTSTTLRIYTGLYDLINRTNWLINAVDKLDDNVFEPASRRMEIIAEAKTLRALGHFYLLRNFGQFYDTSSEYGINLRLEPVRSDEAFPRNTVAETYDAILTDLDAGILEGPELRSKRYTNKVFAKALKAKVLLYMGQYPESATLAKDVIDNSGSNFMLEPTYGAIFDEHESTAIFNSSEILFGTSGEPNAGIGIGNFYSGFSATITQKYLDAVGGSMDINGQIIDIDGTQRADAIVFENFSYGGFYSTKYTSYFTSGDYEMIYHMRMAEVYLILAEASARANNAVTTDALNALNAVRLRAGAATTGGDGFETYPATIGLDQFLTAVRYEKLAELYQEGGESWYDLIRYDYADGFDSGFMVSDIKPTATDPDKFILPIPTESIDAGGNVVAQNPGYTN; encoded by the coding sequence ATGAAAAATTCATTTTATATATATACCATGTTAGCTTGTTTAATTACAAGCTTGCATTCTTGCCAGTTAACCGAAGAGTTAGATGATTATAAACCGTTGTACGCTCTTGAAGCTGAAACGGCAATCAATACCCAAGAAACAGCGGAATTGGCTCTTGTGGGGGCGTATGCTACTTTCAGACAAAAAAGTTCAGGAGGGGCTTTTCCAGATATGCTATTAACCCCAGATATTTTGAGTGGCTATAGCACAGTAGGTCCTTTTTATGTGACTAGACCAGAAAATGCAGGGTTCATCTCAAATAACCCATTAGCAACTGGAACAAGTACAACTTTGAGAATTTATACAGGGCTATACGATTTAATTAATAGAACGAATTGGTTGATAAACGCTGTTGATAAACTGGATGATAATGTTTTTGAGCCAGCATCTAGACGCATGGAAATTATAGCAGAAGCAAAAACACTAAGAGCTTTAGGGCATTTCTATCTGTTACGTAATTTTGGGCAGTTTTATGATACAAGTTCAGAGTATGGGATTAACCTAAGATTAGAACCAGTTAGGTCTGATGAGGCTTTCCCTAGAAATACTGTTGCCGAAACTTATGATGCCATTTTAACAGATTTGGATGCTGGAATTTTAGAAGGTCCCGAGCTAAGATCTAAACGATATACAAATAAGGTTTTTGCAAAAGCATTAAAAGCTAAAGTGTTATTGTATATGGGGCAGTACCCAGAATCAGCTACTTTGGCAAAAGATGTCATTGACAATTCAGGTTCAAATTTTATGTTAGAGCCTACTTATGGAGCAATCTTTGACGAACATGAGTCTACGGCTATTTTCAATAGTTCTGAAATTTTGTTTGGAACAAGTGGAGAACCAAATGCAGGCATTGGAATTGGTAACTTTTATAGTGGTTTTTCCGCAACTATTACTCAAAAGTATCTGGATGCTGTTGGTGGCTCTATGGATATTAATGGTCAAATAATTGATATTGATGGCACTCAAAGAGCTGATGCTATTGTTTTTGAGAATTTTTCGTATGGAGGTTTTTATTCAACTAAATATACCTCATATTTCACTTCTGGAGATTATGAAATGATCTATCATATGCGTATGGCAGAAGTGTATTTGATTCTGGCTGAAGCAAGTGCTAGAGCTAATAACGCTGTAACAACAGACGCTTTGAATGCTCTTAACGCCGTACGATTGAGAGCGGGAGCAGCTACTACTGGAGGTGATGGTTTTGAAACCTATCCGGCTACTATTGGTTTAGATCAATTTCTGACTGCAGTGCGTTATGAAAAATTAGCAGAATTGTACCAAGAAGGAGGCGAGAGCTGGTATGATTTAATCCGTTATGATTATGCTGATGGATTTGATTCTGGTTTCATGGTGTCGGATATCAAACCGACTGCTACAGACCCCGATAAATTTATACTGCCAATACCTACCGAATCTATAGATGCAGGTGGAAATGTTGTAGCACAAAACCCAGGATACACTAATTAA
- a CDS encoding FecR family protein, with translation MKKHEVDRLIIRLIDNSISDEESDKLATWLEKPENLKYFNEFIELNHLINSQRKFDHNYSLREFVKTTQSKSKHLNMGLFYAAASVVILISVVFFFNKRDTGNNIITPVIVNNNIKIGTDKATLTLENGTVISLEKGQKYISSNLESTGEALVYKSTNTNNTSEVLYNYLTIPRGGQFHVILSDGTEVWLNSETQLKYPVAFVEGETRKVELVYGEAYFEVSPSTEHYGSKFRMLAKGQEIEVLGTEFNVKAYQDETFIYTTLVEGKVALNTLNSSKILTPNDQSVLNTKTNAIAIKQVNTYYETAWKKGFFAFKNKSLKDIMKVLERWYDIEVAFEDEALETVEFKGVLSKNQNIEEILILIKNTNYINAYEINNNKIVIKK, from the coding sequence ATGAAAAAACACGAGGTCGATAGATTAATAATTAGGCTTATTGATAATTCCATTTCAGATGAAGAATCGGATAAATTGGCAACTTGGTTAGAAAAACCAGAAAACCTAAAGTACTTTAATGAATTTATAGAGTTAAATCATTTAATAAATTCTCAAAGGAAGTTTGACCATAACTATTCGTTAAGGGAATTTGTTAAAACAACACAGAGTAAAAGCAAACACCTTAATATGGGGCTGTTTTATGCTGCAGCATCAGTTGTAATTCTTATTTCAGTAGTTTTCTTTTTTAACAAAAGAGATACAGGAAATAATATAATAACACCTGTGATTGTGAATAACAATATTAAAATAGGCACCGATAAAGCAACTTTAACTTTAGAGAATGGTACTGTAATATCTTTAGAAAAAGGACAAAAGTATATTTCAAGTAATTTAGAGAGTACGGGAGAAGCATTGGTTTATAAATCTACAAACACCAATAACACCTCTGAAGTTTTGTATAATTACTTAACCATTCCTAGAGGTGGCCAGTTTCATGTAATATTATCCGATGGCACAGAAGTTTGGTTAAATTCTGAAACGCAGCTAAAATATCCGGTTGCTTTTGTTGAAGGTGAAACAAGGAAAGTAGAACTTGTATATGGTGAAGCCTATTTTGAAGTATCTCCAAGTACCGAGCATTACGGTAGTAAATTTAGAATGTTAGCAAAGGGACAAGAAATTGAAGTCCTTGGTACCGAATTTAATGTAAAAGCCTATCAGGATGAAACATTTATTTACACTACATTGGTTGAGGGTAAAGTGGCATTAAACACACTAAATAGCTCTAAAATTCTAACACCAAACGACCAGTCTGTTTTAAACACCAAGACGAATGCTATAGCTATTAAACAAGTCAATACGTATTACGAAACTGCTTGGAAAAAAGGCTTCTTTGCATTTAAAAATAAATCGCTTAAAGACATTATGAAAGTCTTGGAAAGATGGTACGATATAGAGGTTGCATTTGAAGACGAGGCATTGGAGACTGTCGAGTTTAAGGGAGTACTAAGTAAAAACCAAAATATAGAGGAAATACTCATACTAATTAAAAACACAAATTATATAAATGCCTATGAAATAAACAACAACAAAATTGTTATTAAAAAATAG
- a CDS encoding TlpA disulfide reductase family protein, translated as MKKIITLVAVCIAVLACKQEKPLEDGNYRINGTVTGLENGEVYLINYPDVDTVIVKNGKFTIENNIKEKVQALYMAKSPNLQQMKREEVASLLIEPKIMDLDLNYQDFSKSKLTGSISQDDQYRLDKIRIEIADNYKEEQNYFDSVREKYSEAAKAGASEEELEAIKYEDNDARGKLEPMWEKQKEATLQFIKDNPKSYVSLQSLRYQISDLKYNEAKAILEQLNPAYLKTELGKGIINDIEKLRIGIPGAKAANFETVDINGDSLKLDDFKGKYVLIDFWASWCVPCRKGNPHLISLYNKYHPKGLEILGVSDDDRAHDKWKKAVEKDGIGIWHHVLRGLEYKKGTYERINMDKDISDSYNIHTLPTKILVGPDGIIVGRYGGGGEDDAAMDAKLAELFETN; from the coding sequence ATGAAGAAAATCATAACACTTGTAGCAGTTTGCATTGCCGTATTAGCGTGTAAACAAGAGAAGCCTTTAGAGGATGGAAACTATCGCATTAATGGCACCGTAACCGGATTGGAGAATGGTGAAGTTTACTTAATAAATTATCCTGATGTAGATACGGTAATAGTAAAAAATGGAAAATTTACCATAGAGAATAATATTAAAGAAAAAGTACAGGCTTTATATATGGCCAAAAGTCCCAATTTACAACAAATGAAAAGGGAGGAAGTTGCCTCTTTATTAATTGAACCTAAAATCATGGATCTGGATTTAAACTATCAAGATTTTTCTAAATCTAAATTAACAGGGTCAATTTCGCAAGATGATCAATATAGATTAGATAAGATAAGAATCGAAATTGCTGATAATTATAAAGAGGAACAAAATTATTTTGATTCTGTTAGAGAAAAATATAGCGAGGCTGCAAAAGCAGGTGCAAGTGAAGAAGAGTTGGAAGCGATTAAATATGAAGACAATGACGCAAGAGGCAAACTGGAACCCATGTGGGAAAAACAAAAAGAGGCCACCTTGCAATTTATTAAAGACAACCCCAAATCGTATGTAAGCCTTCAATCATTAAGGTATCAAATTAGTGATTTGAAGTATAATGAGGCTAAAGCTATATTGGAACAACTTAATCCAGCTTACTTAAAAACAGAATTGGGAAAGGGAATTATCAATGATATTGAAAAGTTGCGAATAGGTATACCGGGTGCCAAAGCAGCTAATTTTGAAACGGTTGATATTAATGGAGATTCTTTAAAGCTTGATGATTTTAAAGGAAAATATGTGTTAATAGATTTTTGGGCTTCTTGGTGTGTGCCTTGTAGAAAAGGCAATCCACACTTAATTAGCTTGTATAATAAATACCATCCAAAAGGATTGGAGATCCTTGGGGTATCAGATGACGACCGCGCTCACGATAAATGGAAAAAAGCTGTTGAGAAAGATGGTATAGGTATATGGCACCATGTACTACGTGGTTTGGAATATAAAAAAGGCACTTATGAGCGAATTAATATGGATAAAGATATCAGCGATAGCTATAACATCCATACGTTACCAACAAAAATACTTGTTGGTCCAGATGGTATTATTGTTGGACGCTATGGTGGCGGTGGAGAAGACGATGCTGCGATGGACGCTAAGTTAGCAGAACTGTTCGAGACAAACTAA
- a CDS encoding RNA polymerase sigma factor, giving the protein MNKNEDLNIILKALNEGDSVVFENLYSEYYQKLCTFLTGYTNDTAIIEDVVQDVFLKIWTNRKNLSIKTSLSGYLYKTAYTTLMEKYRQVKKKNNLLASYYYTAMIQAMETNQDEKNKRLKKLRKCIENLPDRCRLVFYENKMMGLKYIEVAEKLNISIKTVEGHISRALSILKDCMK; this is encoded by the coding sequence TTGAATAAAAATGAAGATTTAAATATTATTCTAAAAGCCTTAAATGAGGGGGATAGTGTCGTTTTTGAAAACTTATATTCAGAATATTATCAAAAATTATGCACCTTCCTTACTGGTTATACAAACGACACTGCTATCATAGAAGATGTTGTTCAAGATGTTTTTTTAAAAATTTGGACCAACAGAAAGAATCTTTCCATAAAAACGTCCTTAAGTGGCTACTTATATAAAACAGCATATACAACCCTTATGGAAAAATATAGACAAGTTAAAAAAAAGAACAATTTATTGGCTTCTTACTATTATACGGCTATGATTCAAGCTATGGAAACCAATCAAGATGAAAAAAACAAGCGCTTAAAAAAACTGAGGAAATGTATTGAAAACCTACCAGATAGATGCAGACTTGTATTTTATGAAAACAAAATGATGGGGCTTAAATACATTGAAGTTGCCGAAAAATTAAATATTTCGATAAAAACCGTTGAAGGACATATTTCAAGAGCCTTGAGCATTTTAAAAGATTGTATGAAATAG